A genomic window from Micromonospora violae includes:
- a CDS encoding DEAD/DEAH box helicase, with product MRYTLKDYQADAVGDVLTNLAKARNIYRDYGDPSQFALTATTGAGKTVMAAAAIEALFYGNDSLDFEPDRTAVVLWFSDDPSLNEQTRIRLEAASEKLESDTVVIQHPFKHPKLSAGKIYFLNTHKLTKSSLLTRGHESAQDDNQIELVRASSLPDRQEYTIWGTLANTIKDPNLTLYMVLDEAHRGMGNQSADKPTIVKRLINGQGDVPAMPVVWGISATVQRFEDAMKAAEVSASRIALPKVLVDPERVQESGLLKDDIVLDIPAESGAFDSVLLSRATRKIVESTKAWAAYAEEQSDADAVIPLMVLQSPNTPASDMLARALDTIFANWPDLRPDSVAHVLGDHSPQQWGMYHVPYIAPERVQDAKHVRVLIAKDAISTGWDCPRAEVLVSFRPAKDATHITQLLGRMVRTPLARRIPGSEKLNSVECILPFFDRRTATNVVKILLGTLEEFPESTGGRRVLIDPQEMTPNPAIPEEVWEVLEGLPSQSLPKRGTKPVKRLTALAHALAADGLRPEAGKEAHSVMHDVLDGLSVRYKDKLAEAVAEIWTVRGETITGSAGAEAPVYSAFAETADDRAIRDAFRAAGRVLSPDLAGTYVDHLAGPDDPDTDDDGLRDAHVKVAALALVPEVREDLDREADKLAAKWFDEYRVAVKNLTDERQAVYNDIRAMSIEPQRLSITRPRSAMVETQTRDEEGNARPMPTQPLHLLSDSAGQYPVGRPVFNSWELDVIDKELGRPGVIAWYRNPQRASQESLGVAYKDRKGTWRSMRPDFVFFSLTPNGVKASIVDPHSDYLGDALPKLRGLAAFAAEFGDEFHRIEAINKVGNQLRVLDLKDESVRLAVDTADSPEMLYESRNAANY from the coding sequence ATGCGGTACACGCTGAAGGACTACCAGGCCGACGCGGTCGGTGACGTGCTCACTAACCTTGCCAAGGCCCGCAATATTTACCGCGACTATGGCGACCCGTCTCAGTTCGCACTAACCGCGACAACCGGCGCGGGGAAAACCGTGATGGCCGCGGCAGCGATCGAGGCGCTCTTCTACGGCAACGACTCGCTCGACTTCGAGCCTGACCGGACCGCTGTCGTTCTCTGGTTTTCGGACGACCCCTCATTGAACGAGCAGACGCGCATTCGGCTGGAAGCGGCTTCGGAAAAGCTTGAGTCCGATACGGTCGTAATCCAACACCCGTTCAAACACCCGAAGCTTTCGGCCGGCAAGATCTACTTCCTGAACACACACAAGCTCACCAAGTCCTCTCTGCTCACTCGTGGTCACGAATCCGCGCAAGATGATAATCAGATTGAACTTGTCCGCGCCAGCTCGCTTCCTGATCGGCAGGAGTACACGATCTGGGGAACGCTCGCGAATACGATCAAGGATCCGAACCTGACCCTTTACATGGTCCTTGACGAGGCCCATCGAGGCATGGGCAATCAGTCTGCCGACAAGCCGACCATTGTCAAGCGACTGATCAACGGGCAGGGCGATGTGCCTGCCATGCCTGTTGTCTGGGGTATCTCCGCGACCGTTCAACGGTTCGAGGATGCGATGAAGGCTGCTGAGGTGTCCGCCTCTCGCATCGCCCTACCAAAGGTTCTTGTTGACCCTGAGCGAGTACAGGAATCGGGGCTACTGAAGGACGACATCGTCCTGGACATTCCGGCCGAGTCGGGAGCGTTCGACAGTGTTCTTCTGTCCCGCGCAACCCGGAAGATTGTGGAGTCGACCAAGGCTTGGGCGGCCTACGCAGAAGAGCAAAGTGATGCCGACGCCGTGATTCCGCTCATGGTGCTACAGTCCCCTAACACCCCTGCCTCGGACATGCTTGCCCGAGCACTTGACACCATCTTCGCTAATTGGCCCGACCTGCGGCCAGACTCGGTTGCCCACGTCCTTGGGGATCACTCACCGCAGCAATGGGGCATGTACCACGTGCCTTACATCGCCCCAGAGCGAGTACAAGACGCGAAGCATGTGCGGGTACTGATCGCCAAGGATGCGATCTCAACCGGTTGGGACTGCCCCCGGGCCGAGGTCCTGGTGTCCTTCCGGCCTGCGAAGGACGCAACCCACATCACCCAGCTTCTTGGGCGGATGGTGCGTACTCCTCTTGCACGCCGGATACCTGGAAGCGAGAAGCTCAACAGCGTTGAATGCATCTTGCCCTTCTTCGATCGCAGGACCGCCACGAACGTTGTGAAGATCCTGCTTGGGACGCTGGAGGAATTCCCTGAGTCCACTGGAGGTCGACGAGTCCTGATTGATCCTCAGGAGATGACCCCAAATCCCGCGATTCCTGAGGAGGTCTGGGAGGTTCTCGAGGGGCTACCATCACAGTCCCTTCCAAAGAGGGGGACCAAGCCGGTGAAGCGACTCACCGCCTTGGCACACGCGCTTGCCGCTGATGGGCTGCGACCGGAGGCAGGCAAGGAAGCGCACTCCGTGATGCACGATGTTCTGGACGGGCTTTCGGTTCGTTACAAGGACAAGTTGGCCGAGGCTGTGGCCGAGATCTGGACCGTGCGGGGAGAGACGATCACAGGTAGTGCTGGTGCAGAAGCCCCCGTCTACTCGGCATTCGCCGAGACGGCAGACGACAGGGCCATCCGGGACGCCTTCCGGGCGGCTGGACGTGTTTTGTCCCCCGACCTCGCCGGTACGTACGTCGATCATTTGGCGGGTCCCGACGATCCCGACACTGACGATGACGGGCTACGCGACGCACACGTGAAAGTTGCTGCACTGGCGCTCGTGCCCGAAGTCCGCGAGGATCTCGACCGCGAGGCCGACAAGCTGGCGGCGAAGTGGTTCGACGAGTATCGCGTGGCCGTTAAGAACCTGACCGACGAGCGGCAGGCCGTATACAACGACATTCGCGCCATGTCTATCGAGCCGCAACGACTCTCGATTACGCGCCCCAGGAGCGCCATGGTGGAGACGCAGACGCGGGACGAGGAGGGCAACGCGCGCCCCATGCCGACCCAGCCCTTGCACCTGCTTTCAGACTCGGCAGGCCAGTACCCCGTGGGGCGCCCAGTCTTCAACTCCTGGGAACTGGACGTGATCGACAAGGAGCTGGGCCGACCAGGGGTAATCGCCTGGTACCGCAACCCGCAACGGGCATCGCAGGAATCTCTGGGGGTTGCCTACAAAGACCGTAAGGGAACATGGCGGAGCATGCGGCCGGACTTCGTGTTCTTCAGTCTGACACCAAACGGAGTCAAGGCGAGCATCGTCGATCCGCACTCTGACTACCTCGGGGACGCGCTGCCAAAACTCCGCGGGCTCGCCGCCTTCGCGGCCGAGTTCGGAGACGAGTTCCACCGCATCGAAGCGATCAACAAGGTCGGCAACCAACTCAGAGTGCTGGACTTGAAGGACGAGTCGGTACGTCTAGCCGTCGATACGGCCGACAGCCCGGAGATGCTCTACGAGTCCCGCAATGCCGCCAACTACTGA
- a CDS encoding site-specific DNA-methyltransferase, whose protein sequence is MSRLTDLIRQAKAKDPALGAELEAEFHVLSERRVFGLNFERHRPEAVQLPARPVRKGDKVQVLAPRGTTTRGDHHLWRVTSIDTVCSARVAQLALIGSVNSVTRAAPIEDLVVVAEFRDPIYPGLESTGRVERGGDKPFHTVINAENYHALHTLLYTHRGKVDAIYIDPPYNSGARDWKYNNDYVDGEDLYRHSKWLAFMERRLLLAKELLNPDESVLIVTIDEKEYLRLGLLLEQTFPEGNIQMVSSVINPAGAGRAAEFSRTDEYIFFVRLGSSRVLPDQRNEERRPVTWDTLRRSDIASRRGTAKGGRSQFFPIYVDRSTGFISAIGEPLPHDMPREKAPPMPGCVSVFPVRPDGTEMNWGLTPDPARKRLEQGYLRAGRRTANAPQEYAISYLTGGIINDIEAGNVEVTGRAEDGSVIACYVTGRLVMPTTAWNKPSHDAQRYGTEVLKSLIPGRRFPFPKAVYAVEDCLRHFLADKPSALVLDFFAGSGTTAHAVFRLNRQDGGSRQSIIVTNNEVAENEQANLRQKGLRPGDADWEIHGICDYITKPRIRAAVTGETPDGEPVKGDYKFIDEFPMAEGFDENVEFFTLTYETPWRVARHRAFDAVAPLLWMRAGSRGRRIEKLVDGWDVAETYGVLEDLDQAAAFLARIRETESVRTAFIVTEDDRRFQMVCAELPGRVEPIRLYESYLRNFEVNSGRE, encoded by the coding sequence ATGTCACGACTGACAGATCTGATTCGGCAGGCCAAGGCAAAGGATCCGGCGCTTGGTGCAGAGCTGGAGGCTGAGTTTCACGTCTTGTCCGAGCGGCGCGTTTTCGGTCTCAACTTCGAGCGTCACCGACCCGAGGCGGTCCAGCTCCCTGCACGCCCAGTGCGCAAGGGTGACAAGGTACAAGTACTGGCACCCCGTGGCACGACGACGCGTGGCGATCACCACCTCTGGCGGGTTACCAGCATCGACACTGTGTGCAGCGCACGCGTCGCCCAGCTTGCGCTGATCGGTTCCGTGAACAGCGTGACCCGGGCGGCACCGATCGAGGACCTGGTGGTCGTCGCGGAGTTTCGAGATCCCATCTACCCGGGTCTCGAGTCGACTGGGCGGGTCGAGCGAGGCGGCGACAAGCCTTTCCATACGGTCATCAACGCCGAGAACTACCACGCACTTCACACGCTGCTCTACACCCACCGGGGCAAGGTCGACGCAATCTACATCGACCCGCCGTACAACTCAGGCGCAAGGGACTGGAAGTACAACAACGATTACGTCGACGGGGAAGATCTGTACCGCCACTCGAAGTGGCTCGCTTTCATGGAGCGGCGACTGCTGCTCGCCAAGGAGTTGCTGAACCCGGACGAGTCGGTGTTGATCGTGACGATCGATGAGAAAGAGTACCTGCGACTGGGATTGCTACTCGAACAGACTTTCCCTGAGGGCAATATCCAGATGGTCTCCTCCGTGATCAACCCTGCTGGGGCGGGACGCGCTGCTGAGTTCTCTCGTACGGATGAGTACATCTTTTTTGTCCGACTCGGCTCGTCGAGGGTGCTGCCAGACCAGCGCAACGAAGAGCGGCGGCCTGTCACCTGGGACACACTTCGGCGCAGTGACATCGCATCGAGGCGGGGTACCGCAAAGGGGGGTAGGTCACAATTCTTCCCGATCTACGTTGACCGATCAACTGGGTTTATCTCGGCGATTGGCGAACCGCTTCCTCATGATATGCCACGCGAGAAAGCGCCGCCAATGCCGGGCTGCGTGTCAGTCTTCCCCGTTCGTCCCGATGGAACGGAGATGAACTGGGGGCTCACTCCAGACCCCGCGCGCAAGCGCCTTGAGCAGGGGTACCTACGAGCTGGCCGCCGCACAGCGAACGCCCCGCAAGAATATGCGATCTCGTATCTAACAGGCGGAATCATCAACGACATCGAAGCGGGAAACGTCGAAGTCACGGGTCGAGCCGAGGACGGTTCAGTCATTGCGTGCTACGTCACGGGCCGGTTGGTCATGCCTACAACCGCATGGAATAAGCCGTCACACGACGCTCAGCGTTACGGAACCGAGGTCCTCAAGAGCCTGATACCCGGTCGCCGTTTCCCATTCCCGAAGGCGGTCTATGCCGTCGAAGACTGCCTTCGCCACTTCTTAGCCGATAAGCCATCCGCTCTGGTGCTCGACTTCTTTGCAGGCTCTGGAACGACAGCGCATGCGGTGTTTCGGTTGAATCGCCAGGATGGCGGTTCCAGACAATCAATTATTGTAACCAACAATGAGGTAGCGGAGAACGAGCAGGCCAACCTGCGCCAGAAAGGTCTGCGCCCCGGTGATGCCGACTGGGAAATTCATGGCATCTGCGACTACATCACTAAGCCTCGCATCAGGGCGGCAGTGACCGGTGAGACGCCTGACGGCGAGCCCGTGAAGGGTGACTACAAGTTCATCGACGAGTTCCCCATGGCCGAGGGATTCGACGAGAACGTCGAGTTCTTCACGCTCACCTACGAGACACCGTGGCGAGTTGCTCGACATCGAGCGTTTGATGCGGTCGCACCCCTGCTCTGGATGCGCGCCGGTTCACGAGGACGGCGTATCGAGAAATTGGTGGACGGTTGGGATGTGGCAGAAACCTACGGCGTGCTGGAGGACTTGGACCAAGCAGCGGCATTCCTCGCACGTATCCGAGAGACCGAGTCGGTGCGAACCGCGTTCATCGTGACCGAAGACGATCGGCGCTTTCAGATGGTCTGCGCCGAACTGCCAGGCCGAGTGGAGCCGATCCGGCTGTACGAGTCGTACCTACGCAACTTCGAAGTCAACTCGGGCAGGGAGTGA
- the mptB gene encoding polyprenol phosphomannose-dependent alpha 1,6 mannosyltransferase MptB gives MPSHLARWTGLAGSMLLALTAFLGGAFPSGPLRSTPVSIWQGPNGPLILAAWVVGTGLMAYAWWALRDGGPSTRWALVTVGLWLLPLLIAPPFGSRDVYAYACQGASFVGGISPYEQGVSALPCPWLDSVSVIWRDTPAPYGPLFVLIAGAVVKATGSLTASIVVFRALSLLGVVLTAWALPVLARRAGVPAKRAVWLALGCPLVAAHLIGGPHNDVLMLAALVGGLAVVASHRGRRAMLLVGGLLLGVAVSIKVTAVVVVPFAALAATAGPYRIRTLIRDGGWVVGGAVAAVVAVTVAGGLDFGWVGGLSQGGAAIAWTSPPTAVGQTIGYLAAPFGGHVDALPATRGIAVVLLAVLLVWLWWRARTRDPLYYAGLALALTVALAPVVHPWYWTWPLFVLAATAQRTRWFVVVALVASFLVLPDGTGLPRYTKTVGAPLMTLLVIVVVIWLVRSARAARQPVAAD, from the coding sequence GTGCCTTCCCACCTCGCGCGCTGGACCGGCCTGGCCGGCTCGATGCTGCTCGCGCTCACCGCGTTCCTCGGCGGCGCGTTCCCCAGCGGACCCCTGCGCAGCACCCCGGTCAGCATCTGGCAGGGGCCCAACGGTCCGCTGATCCTCGCCGCCTGGGTGGTCGGCACCGGCCTGATGGCGTACGCCTGGTGGGCGCTGCGCGACGGGGGACCCTCGACGCGGTGGGCCCTGGTCACCGTGGGGCTCTGGTTGCTGCCGCTGCTGATCGCACCGCCCTTCGGCAGTCGGGACGTGTACGCGTACGCCTGCCAGGGCGCCAGTTTCGTCGGCGGCATCAGCCCCTACGAGCAGGGCGTCTCCGCGCTGCCGTGCCCCTGGCTGGACTCGGTCTCGGTCATCTGGCGCGACACCCCGGCGCCGTACGGGCCGCTGTTCGTGCTCATCGCGGGCGCCGTGGTGAAGGCCACCGGTTCGCTGACCGCCAGCATCGTGGTGTTCCGCGCGCTGTCGCTGCTCGGCGTGGTCCTCACCGCATGGGCCCTCCCGGTGCTGGCCCGTCGGGCCGGTGTGCCGGCGAAGCGGGCGGTGTGGCTGGCGCTGGGCTGCCCACTGGTCGCCGCGCATCTCATCGGTGGCCCCCACAACGACGTGCTGATGCTCGCCGCGCTGGTCGGTGGGCTGGCCGTGGTGGCGTCGCACCGGGGCCGGCGCGCGATGCTGCTGGTCGGCGGGTTGCTCCTCGGAGTCGCAGTTTCGATCAAGGTGACCGCCGTGGTGGTGGTGCCGTTCGCCGCGCTGGCCGCCACCGCAGGGCCGTACCGGATCCGTACGCTGATCCGCGACGGCGGGTGGGTGGTCGGTGGCGCGGTCGCCGCCGTGGTCGCCGTGACCGTCGCCGGTGGGCTGGACTTCGGTTGGGTCGGCGGGCTGTCCCAGGGCGGTGCCGCCATCGCCTGGACATCACCGCCGACCGCCGTCGGGCAGACCATCGGGTACCTCGCGGCCCCGTTCGGCGGTCACGTCGACGCGCTGCCGGCGACCCGCGGGATCGCCGTGGTCCTCCTGGCCGTCCTGCTCGTCTGGCTCTGGTGGCGCGCCCGCACCCGTGACCCGCTCTACTACGCCGGCCTGGCGCTGGCCCTCACCGTCGCGCTCGCCCCCGTCGTACACCCCTGGTACTGGACCTGGCCGTTGTTCGTGCTCGCGGCCACCGCCCAGCGGACCAGATGGTTCGTCGTGGTCGCCCTGGTCGCGTCGTTCCTGGTACTGCCCGACGGCACCGGGCTGCCCCGGTACACCAAGACGGTCGGGGCGCCGCTGATGACGCTGTTGGTGATCGTGGTGGTCATCTGGTTGGTACGGTCGGCTCGGGCGGCCCGTCAGCCGGTCGCCGCCGACTGA
- a CDS encoding XRE family transcriptional regulator, producing the protein MGDTGSAGESRPLWARRIRNERAARGWSQAEAVEALRAHASSELPSNGSLLRNWKRWEAGNAEPDDFYKGLIAATFGTVTAAFFPRGRDDVDKTLMAGTGLDTLEIVTRMRASDVSQATLEGLRITADRLCSEYPYADSADLRVEGHAWLRRMTALLDARLTLAQHRELLTLAGTVALLVGCVEYDMGRRTEAEATRKAALQLGEESGDMNVVGWAQEMRAWYALTAGDFRGVVAAAEAGEAAAPHQSVAVQLAAQRAKAWARMGDRRQVELALDQGRRILEGLPYPENLDHHFVVDPAKFDFYAMDCYRIVGENGLAEVYADEVIRSSTDSSGIVRKPMRVAEAQITLGVVAARAGDLDRAVDLGRQALSGNRRSLPSLAMVATDLSSVLAKQYPDAPETRDFADELRAIKAAQTA; encoded by the coding sequence AACGGGCCGCCCGAGGGTGGTCGCAAGCCGAGGCGGTTGAAGCCCTCCGGGCGCACGCCTCGTCCGAGCTGCCGTCGAACGGCAGCCTGCTCCGCAACTGGAAGCGCTGGGAGGCGGGTAACGCCGAGCCGGACGACTTCTACAAGGGCCTCATCGCGGCTACGTTCGGCACGGTCACCGCTGCCTTCTTCCCACGTGGCCGCGATGACGTCGACAAGACCCTGATGGCCGGCACCGGCCTAGACACCCTCGAAATCGTGACCCGCATGCGCGCGTCGGACGTATCCCAAGCGACCCTCGAAGGGCTGAGGATCACCGCCGACAGGCTGTGCAGCGAGTACCCCTACGCCGACTCGGCCGACCTACGCGTCGAGGGACATGCGTGGCTTCGACGCATGACGGCCCTGCTCGACGCTCGCCTCACGCTCGCCCAGCACCGGGAGCTGCTGACCCTGGCGGGAACAGTGGCCCTCCTGGTGGGTTGCGTCGAGTACGACATGGGTCGGCGCACCGAAGCCGAGGCGACCCGCAAAGCTGCGTTGCAGCTCGGGGAAGAATCCGGGGACATGAACGTCGTCGGCTGGGCGCAGGAGATGCGGGCGTGGTACGCGCTGACCGCAGGTGACTTTCGCGGCGTGGTTGCCGCCGCCGAAGCAGGCGAGGCAGCCGCGCCGCACCAGAGCGTGGCAGTTCAACTGGCCGCTCAACGTGCGAAGGCGTGGGCGCGAATGGGAGACCGGCGTCAAGTTGAGCTTGCTCTGGACCAGGGCCGCCGCATCCTTGAAGGGCTGCCTTACCCCGAGAACCTGGATCACCATTTCGTGGTCGACCCGGCCAAGTTCGACTTCTACGCGATGGACTGCTACCGGATCGTCGGGGAGAACGGGCTCGCCGAGGTCTACGCGGACGAGGTGATCCGCTCATCCACGGACAGCAGCGGCATCGTGCGCAAGCCGATGCGGGTGGCGGAAGCGCAGATCACCCTTGGTGTGGTGGCAGCACGAGCAGGCGACTTGGACCGCGCCGTCGACCTCGGCCGCCAAGCGCTCAGTGGCAACCGCCGGTCGCTGCCGTCGCTCGCCATGGTGGCCACGGACCTGTCGTCAGTGCTGGCGAAGCAATACCCGGACGCGCCAGAGACGCGGGACTTCGCGGACGAGCTGCGGGCGATCAAGGCGGCACAGACCGCCTAG
- the mptB gene encoding polyprenol phosphomannose-dependent alpha 1,6 mannosyltransferase MptB: MTAPGVRFSRYAGLAGAVLLAVAGYLGGALPDAPFGATPASIWRAPHGPATLTCWLIGTVLLVGAWWSLREGAPSTRWAYVTAGLWALPLLVAPPLGSRDVYSYACQGWTYAHGVDPYAVGVAAAGCPWVDTVAPIWRDTPTPYGPVFVLLAALAVGLGGGLTGTIVALRVIAVAGLLLAAFCLPPLARAAGVPARRAAWLALAGPLVGVHLVAGAHNDAVMLGLLLGGLLVVVRRPGRPTALLLAGVLLGLAVTVKATAVVVVPFAVLAGVPGRYTVPALLRAGGWLVGGSLAALLVTSAVSGLGFGWVGGLAHSGDSEQWTSPPTAVGFVVDYAGALIGRDPQAVPVLRAVALVLLVAVLVVLWWRTLRDLFDVRPPERPRVALHGAALALVAVVVLSPVFHPWYATWPLALLALTGTGTTWFVLPAAAAAFLVLPDGTNLARFTKAPGALAMTALLVALLLRARLLRAARRQPR; this comes from the coding sequence GTGACCGCTCCCGGCGTGCGTTTCTCCCGGTACGCCGGCCTGGCCGGCGCGGTCCTGCTCGCCGTGGCCGGGTACCTCGGCGGGGCGCTACCCGACGCCCCGTTCGGCGCGACACCCGCGTCGATCTGGCGAGCCCCGCACGGCCCGGCCACCCTGACCTGCTGGCTGATCGGCACCGTACTGCTGGTCGGGGCGTGGTGGTCACTGCGCGAGGGCGCGCCGTCGACCCGATGGGCGTACGTCACCGCCGGGCTGTGGGCACTACCGCTGCTGGTCGCGCCGCCGCTGGGCAGCCGGGACGTCTACTCGTACGCCTGCCAGGGCTGGACGTACGCGCACGGCGTCGACCCGTACGCCGTGGGGGTGGCGGCGGCGGGCTGCCCCTGGGTGGACACGGTGGCCCCGATCTGGCGGGACACCCCGACGCCGTACGGGCCGGTCTTCGTCCTGCTCGCGGCCCTCGCCGTCGGCCTCGGTGGTGGGCTCACCGGCACGATCGTGGCGCTGCGGGTGATCGCCGTGGCCGGGCTGCTGCTGGCCGCGTTCTGCCTGCCCCCTCTGGCGCGGGCGGCCGGGGTGCCGGCCCGGCGGGCGGCCTGGTTGGCGCTGGCCGGCCCGCTGGTCGGCGTGCACCTGGTGGCCGGCGCGCACAACGACGCCGTGATGCTGGGCCTGCTGCTGGGTGGGTTGCTGGTCGTGGTCCGTCGACCGGGCCGGCCGACGGCGTTGCTGCTGGCCGGGGTGCTGCTCGGACTGGCGGTCACAGTGAAGGCCACGGCCGTGGTGGTGGTGCCGTTCGCCGTACTGGCCGGGGTGCCGGGCCGGTACACCGTGCCGGCGTTGCTGCGTGCCGGCGGCTGGTTGGTCGGCGGGTCACTCGCCGCGCTGCTGGTCACCTCGGCGGTGTCCGGGCTCGGGTTCGGCTGGGTGGGCGGGCTCGCCCACAGTGGCGACTCGGAGCAGTGGACGTCACCACCCACCGCCGTGGGCTTCGTGGTCGACTACGCCGGCGCGCTGATCGGCCGGGACCCGCAGGCGGTGCCGGTGCTCCGGGCGGTCGCGCTGGTGCTGCTCGTCGCAGTGCTGGTGGTGCTCTGGTGGCGGACGCTGCGCGACCTGTTCGACGTCCGCCCGCCCGAGCGGCCCCGGGTGGCGTTGCACGGCGCGGCGTTGGCGCTGGTCGCCGTCGTCGTCCTGTCCCCGGTCTTCCACCCCTGGTACGCGACCTGGCCGCTGGCACTGCTCGCGCTCACCGGCACCGGTACGACCTGGTTCGTGCTGCCCGCCGCCGCGGCAGCCTTCCTCGTCCTGCCCGACGGCACCAACCTGGCCCGCTTCACCAAGGCCCCCGGCGCCCTGGCCATGACCGCCCTGCTCGTGGCCCTCCTCCTGCGAGCACGCCTCCTGCGAGCCGCCCGCCGCCAACCTCGTTGA